In Romboutsia lituseburensis, a genomic segment contains:
- the pth gene encoding aminoacyl-tRNA hydrolase — protein sequence MYVVVGLGNPGKQYDKTRHNVGFDVIDILAKEYGISVTKIKHKALIGEGRIGSEKVLLVKPQTYMNLSGETLIDIYKYYKVDLSNIIVIYDDIDLDVGKIRIRKKGSGGTHNGMRSIVKCLGSTEFPRVRVGVSKPMPGQDLADFVLSRFRKEESIDLENGLEKAYRAVDCIIRENIDISMNKYNG from the coding sequence ATGTATGTAGTAGTAGGGTTAGGTAATCCAGGTAAACAATATGATAAAACTAGACATAATGTAGGTTTTGATGTAATAGATATTCTTGCAAAGGAATATGGTATATCAGTGACGAAGATAAAACATAAGGCCTTAATAGGTGAAGGAAGAATAGGGTCAGAAAAAGTTTTACTAGTTAAACCACAAACATATATGAATTTAAGTGGAGAAACTTTAATAGATATATATAAATACTATAAAGTTGATTTGAGCAATATAATAGTAATATACGACGATATTGACTTAGATGTTGGAAAAATCAGAATAAGAAAAAAAGGTAGTGGTGGAACTCACAATGGAATGAGATCTATAGTTAAGTGCTTAGGGTCTACAGAATTTCCAAGAGTAAGGGTAGGTGTATCTAAACCAATGCCAGGACAAGACTTAGCTGATTTTGTACTTTCTAGATTTAGAAAAGAAGAATCCATAGACTTAGAAAATGGTTTAGAAAAAGCATATCGTGCAGTTGATTGCATTATAAGAGAAAATATCGATATATCTATGAACAAATACAACGGATAG
- the mfd gene encoding transcription-repair coupling factor, producing MNDVFVYPLQNSKEYKDVINCIKNNRGSLLVNGLLPVQKPHIAYSIFKDLSRQTVIVASSDLEAKKVYDDLSFYMKDKVEYLGHQDIYFYSLDAKDRNEEAKKLKVLLKLAKGEDMVLITSVEAILKKYIPKDILLENIFTYKIGDIVNLDDLSEKLVSLGYERVSKIEGFGQFSIRGGIIDIFSLEYTDPIRMELFDDEIDSIRTFDVFTQKSIEKMKKFSITPSREFIYPDKIDKAVERIKKDTTKYTNEDVFRNIDNISSKTYFEGIENYIDYVYTYENKSLFTYLKDNAIVFVNDISRVKERCENYINEFKDNYKLNLERGLALKSQGNLLYHYSDLEFIINNKKLILNTLIPKPINDFNVNSVVNFEAREIPTFNAKIDVLVEELNRLKYNGYKIILATNTLERAKKLNSELLDLGLETTISKSRNVEIKSSQIIVIPASISSGFEYKSIKFAVITDNEMIGVHKRGSSSKTKKSKKGKKIESFLDLNVGDYVVHENSGVGRYTGIEQITVNAIKKDYMKIVYQGGDNLYVPIDQMDKVQKYIGVEEDKVKLNKLGTNEWTKAKAKVKKEIEDMTKDLIELYAKREKVKGYKFSKDTTWQSEFESLFPHQETDDQLKAIEDTKKDMQSNKVMDRLVCGDVGYGKTEVAIRAVFKACMDQKQVAVLVPTTILAQQHYNTFKERFENYPIRVEVLSRFKTPKQQKQIIEDAKKGLVDVLIGTHRIVSKDINLPNLGLVVIDEEQRFGVRHKEALKKIKSTVDVLTLSATPIPRTLHMSLSGIRDMSVIEEPPQERHPVITYVTEAKESVIQDEIERELGRGGQVFFIYNRVEHIEEMASMIQRLVPDARVAVAHGRMTSKALENIILGFLNKEFDVLVCTTIVETGMDISNANTMIIYDADKMGLAQLYQLRGRVGRSSRQGYAYLMYEKDKVLSEIAEKRLKAIREFTEFGSGFKIAMRDLEIRGAGNILGSQQHGHMAIIGYDLYVKMLNEAIKKVKGEVVHEEVDVEIDLGVNAYIPDSYISDELIKIEMYKKIASIESKEDMHEIQEELEDRFSDIPKAVQCLLRIAYIKTLCKKLKIEKVRQIKDEILLVPTTRYKTKEKIGYNIVVELEELLQKMCSVK from the coding sequence ATGAATGATGTTTTTGTTTACCCTTTGCAGAATTCAAAAGAATATAAAGATGTTATAAATTGCATAAAAAATAATAGAGGCTCATTACTAGTTAATGGCCTTTTACCAGTGCAAAAACCACATATAGCCTATTCTATATTCAAAGACTTATCTAGACAAACTGTCATAGTAGCAAGTAGTGATTTAGAAGCAAAAAAGGTATATGATGATTTAAGTTTTTATATGAAAGATAAAGTAGAGTATTTAGGTCACCAAGATATCTACTTTTATAGCTTAGATGCAAAGGATAGAAATGAAGAAGCTAAAAAATTAAAAGTTTTATTAAAGTTAGCTAAAGGTGAAGATATGGTTTTAATAACTTCTGTAGAAGCTATATTAAAAAAATATATCCCTAAAGATATATTATTAGAAAATATATTTACGTATAAGATAGGGGATATAGTTAACCTTGATGATTTAAGTGAAAAATTAGTTTCACTTGGCTATGAAAGGGTTTCCAAAATAGAAGGTTTTGGTCAGTTTAGTATTAGAGGGGGAATTATAGATATATTTTCACTAGAATACACAGATCCGATTCGTATGGAATTATTTGATGATGAAATAGATTCTATACGAACTTTTGATGTTTTCACGCAAAAATCTATAGAGAAAATGAAGAAATTTTCAATAACTCCGTCGAGAGAATTTATATATCCTGATAAAATTGATAAAGCCGTAGAAAGAATAAAAAAAGATACAACTAAATATACTAATGAAGATGTTTTTAGAAACATTGATAATATATCAAGCAAAACATATTTTGAAGGGATTGAAAATTATATTGATTATGTTTATACATATGAAAATAAAAGTTTATTCACATATCTTAAAGACAACGCTATTGTATTTGTAAATGACATAAGCAGAGTAAAAGAAAGATGTGAAAATTATATAAATGAATTTAAAGATAATTATAAGTTAAATCTCGAAAGAGGTTTAGCATTAAAGAGTCAAGGTAACTTGTTATATCATTATAGTGATTTAGAATTTATTATAAATAATAAAAAATTAATTTTAAATACATTAATTCCAAAGCCGATAAATGACTTTAACGTAAACTCAGTTGTAAACTTTGAGGCTAGAGAAATTCCTACATTTAATGCAAAAATAGATGTTTTAGTAGAAGAGTTAAATAGATTAAAATACAATGGATATAAAATTATTTTAGCTACAAATACATTAGAAAGAGCTAAGAAATTAAATTCTGAATTATTAGATTTAGGACTAGAAACAACTATATCTAAGAGCAGAAATGTGGAAATAAAATCATCTCAAATAATAGTTATACCAGCAAGTATAAGCAGTGGATTTGAGTATAAATCAATTAAATTTGCTGTTATAACAGATAATGAAATGATAGGAGTTCATAAAAGAGGGTCTAGCTCTAAGACTAAAAAATCTAAAAAAGGCAAAAAAATAGAGTCATTTTTAGATTTAAATGTAGGTGATTATGTTGTTCATGAAAATAGTGGTGTAGGTAGATACACAGGAATTGAGCAAATTACAGTAAATGCTATAAAGAAAGACTATATGAAAATAGTTTATCAAGGCGGAGATAACCTATATGTACCTATTGATCAAATGGATAAAGTACAAAAGTATATAGGTGTTGAAGAAGATAAAGTAAAATTAAACAAACTTGGAACAAATGAATGGACAAAAGCTAAAGCTAAAGTTAAAAAAGAAATAGAAGATATGACAAAAGATTTAATAGAACTTTATGCTAAGCGTGAAAAAGTTAAGGGTTATAAGTTTAGTAAAGATACAACTTGGCAATCAGAATTTGAGTCATTATTCCCACACCAAGAAACAGATGACCAATTAAAAGCTATAGAGGACACAAAGAAAGACATGCAGTCTAATAAAGTAATGGATAGGCTTGTATGTGGAGATGTTGGATATGGAAAAACAGAAGTAGCTATAAGAGCTGTTTTCAAGGCTTGTATGGATCAAAAACAAGTTGCAGTACTAGTTCCAACAACAATACTAGCTCAGCAGCATTACAATACATTTAAAGAAAGATTTGAAAATTATCCTATAAGAGTTGAGGTACTAAGTAGATTTAAAACTCCTAAACAACAAAAACAAATTATAGAAGATGCTAAAAAAGGATTAGTAGATGTATTAATTGGTACCCATAGAATAGTATCTAAAGATATAAACCTACCTAATTTAGGATTAGTAGTTATAGATGAAGAGCAAAGATTTGGAGTTAGACATAAAGAAGCATTAAAGAAAATTAAGTCAACAGTAGATGTTCTGACTTTATCAGCAACACCTATTCCTAGAACACTACACATGTCTTTGAGTGGAATAAGAGATATGAGTGTTATAGAAGAACCACCACAAGAAAGACATCCTGTAATAACTTATGTTACAGAGGCTAAGGAAAGTGTAATACAGGATGAAATAGAAAGAGAGCTTGGTAGAGGTGGACAGGTATTCTTTATTTATAATAGAGTTGAACATATTGAAGAAATGGCAAGCATGATACAAAGGCTGGTGCCAGATGCAAGAGTTGCGGTAGCGCACGGTAGAATGACATCTAAAGCTCTTGAAAATATAATACTAGGATTTTTAAATAAGGAATTTGATGTTTTAGTTTGTACAACAATAGTAGAAACAGGTATGGATATTTCTAATGCAAACACTATGATTATATATGATGCAGATAAGATGGGACTTGCACAGCTTTACCAGTTAAGAGGTAGGGTGGGGAGAAGTTCTAGACAAGGCTATGCATACTTAATGTATGAAAAAGACAAAGTTCTTAGTGAAATAGCTGAAAAAAGATTAAAAGCAATAAGAGAATTTACTGAGTTTGGATCAGGATTTAAAATAGCCATGAGAGACTTGGAAATAAGAGGAGCAGGTAATATACTTGGATCTCAGCAACATGGTCATATGGCTATAATAGGTTATGATCTATATGTAAAGATGTTAAATGAGGCTATTAAAAAAGTTAAGGGTGAAGTTGTTCATGAGGAAGTAGATGTAGAGATAGACTTAGGTGTAAATGCATACATACCAGATAGTTATATAAGTGATGAGCTAATTAAAATAGAAATGTATAAAAAAATTGCATCTATAGAATCAAAGGAAGATATGCATGAAATACAAGAAGAATTAGAAGATAGATTTTCAGATATACCAAAAGCAGTTCAGTGTTTACTTAGAATAGCTTATATTAAGACTTTATGTAAGAAGCTTAAAATTGAAAAGGTAAGACAGATAAAAGATGAAATATTATTAGTTCCTACAACAAGATATAAAACAAAGGAAAAAATAGGTTATAATATAGTAGTAGAATTAGAAGAACTTTTACAAAAAATGTGTAGTGTAAAATAA
- a CDS encoding prepilin peptidase: MEIYFMIVSFIMGAILGSFYNVCIFRIPEKLSIITPPSHCYKCDTRLRPLDLMPILSWIILKGKCRYCGEKISYRYALIELLTGILFLLVYNIYEYNIQTIYYLIFISLLIIITFIDIDHYIIPDELIIFGSIVATLFNILGQGIGIKNSLIGAVICGGSMLILINLIEFIVKKEVMGGGDIKLFAMAGLFLGISGGVLTILLSIYIGALYGIVVILNSKLKKQEYNSMIPYGPFISIGALIVVLCGTNIINWYVGLF; encoded by the coding sequence ATGGAAATATATTTTATGATAGTATCTTTTATTATGGGAGCTATATTGGGGAGTTTTTATAATGTATGTATATTTAGAATACCAGAAAAATTATCAATAATAACTCCTCCATCACACTGCTATAAATGTGATACAAGACTGAGACCTTTAGACTTAATGCCGATACTTAGCTGGATTATATTAAAAGGGAAATGTAGATATTGTGGTGAAAAAATTTCATATAGATATGCTTTAATAGAACTTTTAACAGGAATATTATTTTTATTAGTTTACAATATCTATGAATATAATATTCAAACTATATATTATTTAATATTTATATCATTGTTAATTATAATAACATTTATAGATATAGACCATTATATAATTCCGGATGAGTTAATTATATTTGGGAGTATAGTAGCTACTTTATTTAATATTTTAGGACAAGGAATAGGAATAAAAAATAGTTTGATAGGAGCAGTTATCTGTGGTGGAAGCATGCTAATTTTAATAAACTTAATTGAGTTTATAGTAAAAAAAGAAGTCATGGGAGGCGGAGATATAAAACTTTTTGCTATGGCGGGTTTGTTTTTAGGTATTAGTGGCGGAGTATTAACGATATTGCTTAGCATATATATTGGAGCACTCTACGGAATAGTTGTTATATTAAATAGCAAATTAAAAAAACAAGAATATAATTCGATGATTCCATATGGGCCCTTTATTTCTATCGGAGCATTAATTGTTGTTCTATGTGGAACTAATATAATAAATTGGTATGTGGGGCTGTTTTAA
- a CDS encoding prepilin peptidase: MIYILLISIIASYISNNQIYLICDEIKNNKKNTLIIYITIILTMISIYLKYGFTIESIKYLTLIPFIVIISIIDYHTTYIYDITVLSGIIIQGIIFISTLNKDLNSASHISAMIIGLVLAYIISKITNGLGQGDIGLYGLCSFTLGHNYALYLISLSYIIASIYCVYILFMKSDKIRKIPFAPFISLSTIIIMMTNNDILKIYFDIIGN; encoded by the coding sequence ATGATTTATATATTACTTATTTCGATAATAGCATCATATATTTCAAATAATCAAATTTATTTAATATGTGATGAAATAAAAAATAATAAAAAGAATACTTTAATAATTTATATAACAATTATATTAACAATGATTTCAATCTATCTTAAATATGGATTTACTATAGAATCTATAAAATATCTAACATTAATACCATTTATAGTAATAATTTCAATAATAGACTATCATACAACATATATATATGATATAACAGTACTTAGTGGTATAATAATTCAAGGTATAATTTTTATCTCAACATTAAATAAAGATTTAAATTCAGCAAGCCATATATCTGCAATGATAATAGGGCTTGTTTTAGCATATATAATATCAAAAATAACTAATGGATTAGGTCAAGGAGATATAGGCTTATACGGCCTATGTTCTTTTACATTAGGACATAATTATGCTCTGTATTTAATATCACTATCATATATTATAGCTAGTATATATTGTGTATATATACTTTTTATGAAAAGTGATAAAATAAGAAAAATACCATTTGCACCATTTATATCATTATCAACAATAATTATAATGATGACCAATAATGATATATTAAAAATATATTTTGATATAATAGGCAATTAA